One window of the Trifolium pratense cultivar HEN17-A07 linkage group LG2, ARS_RC_1.1, whole genome shotgun sequence genome contains the following:
- the LOC123907398 gene encoding DNA-directed RNA polymerase V subunit 1-like isoform X3 — MEDNPTSSLLEGKVVGIRFSMATRQEISTASISDSQISHASQLANPFLGLPLEFGRCESCGTSEAGKCEGHFGYIELPVPIYHPSHVTEVKRILSLVCLSCLKLKKTKVPSSSSGLAQRLLSPCCEDVNASQVSIREVKTADGACYLALKVPKSKMHDGFWSFLEKYGYRYGGDHTRALLPCEAMEIIKRIPPETKKKLAAKGYFPQDGYVLKYLPVPPNCLSVPVVSDGVSIMSSDPAMTILRKLLRKVEVIRSSRSGEPNFESHQVEANDLQSVVDQYLQIRGTSKAARDIETHYGVNKELNDSSTKAWLEKMRTLFIRKGSGFSSRNVITGDGYKKINEVGIPLEVAQRITFEERVSIHNIHYLQKLVDENLCLTYKEGLSTYSLREGSKGHTYLKTGQIVHRRIMDGDTVFINRPPTTHKHSLQALVVYIHDDHTVKINPLICGPLGADFDGDCVHLFYPQSLAAKAEVLELFSVEKQLLSSHSGNLNLQLSSDSLLSLKMLVKSCFLDRATANQMAMFLSLPLPMPALLKDTSGDSFWTSIQMLQCALPFSFDCTGVRYLIRQREILEFDFTKDVLPSIINEIAASIFFGKGPQEALNFFDVIQPFLMENIFAHGFSVGLQDFSISRAVKRVINRSIGKVSPLLRQLRDIYEERVAQQLENEIQDIELPVINFALKSTKLGDLIDSNSKSAVDKVVQQIGFLGQQLFERGKFYSKGLVEDVASHFHVKCFYKMEDYPSAEFGLLKGCFFHGLDPYEELVHSIATREIIDRSSRGLSEPGTLFKNLMAILRDVVICYDGTVRNVCSNSIIQFEYGVQSGDAAQHLFPAGEPVGVLAATSMSNPAYKAVLDASPSSNSSWGFMKEILLCKVNFRNESNDRRVILYLNDCDCGRNYCRERAAYLVKNQLTKVSLKDAAVDFIVEYQQHRRHNDGTEDAGLVGHIHLNEVMLENHKINMTEVYQKCLERLDSFSRKKKYPIFKRTELSFSESCYSPNYAAPCVTFLWRDGDDLDQTTKVYADIICPVLLESIIQGDPRISSASIISVNPGTNTWVRNPSKSSNGELALDVILEKEAVKQSGDAWRIVLDSCLPVLHLIDTRRSIPYAIKQIQELLGISCTFDQAIQRLAASVRMVAKGVLREHLILLASSMTCGGNLVGFNTGGYKTLARQLNIQVPFTDATLFTPRKCFERAAEKHHADSLSSIVASCSWGKHVAVGTGSRFDIVWDPKEINTNEIEGMNVYNFLHMVKGLANGEEENNACLGEDIDDLLDDENVDWDMSPQHTSGFDAVFDETFELPSGPTSNGWDSNTDQIDQTKTNSNDWSGWGQKKSEIQDSSKSSGWGTATNQNTESSWGKSKQGGEDDAVQNTQWESGIQEDSSKFSAWGAATNQNNDQSWGKMKPVAQDAVQTTQWESGIQEDSSKSSAWGAASNQNSDQSVSSQKWRSGVAQEDSSKSGAWEANTIQNSGQASWGKNKTTVLDAGEERAHKESGSITKWKADGIQEDLSSSGGWKAWGKSKTNVHEGESIKVQEDSWNSQKSKAGADVTQEDSAKSSAWGAIKDATKSKSNDWSSWGGKKDEIHKPDNVKDSWDAKLPVANNSSWGKPKSSENQPWDNKNESNSSWGKPISQENQPWDSKTEPNSCSWGKPKSQENQPWDSKTEPNSSSWGKPKSQENQPWDSKTEPNSSSWVKPKSQENQAWDSKTEPNSSSWGKPKSQENQPWTKNDSNQSASSRGWDSHVASANSDGDRSFQWGKQGRDSFKKNQFEGSQGRGSNAGDWRNQNRPARVPGQRFELYSSEEQDVLKHIEPIVQSIRKIMQQEGYNDGDPLAADDQKYVLENVFEHHPDKETKMGAGIDHVMVSRHSNFQDSRCLYVVLKDGKKEDFSYRKCLENLVRKKFPETAESFCGKYFRKPRPREKREQTPNPAGEQTANPNPAGEQTATPNPIGEQTSNPNPAGDQTSTPNPVEDQNTTPMAMETNE, encoded by the exons ATGGAAGATAATCCTACTTCAAGTCTTTTGGAAGGGAAGGTTGTTGGGATCCGATTCAGTATGGCTACACGCCAGGAAATT AGTACTGCATCAATCAGCGATTCCCAAATTAGCCATGCTAGTCAGCTGGCAAATCCCTTTCTTGGGCTTCCACTTGAGTTCGGAAGATGTGAATCTTGTGGCACTTCCGAAGCTGGCAAATGCGAAG GCCACTTTGGTTATATTGAACTTCCAGTGCCAATATACCATCCTAGTCATGTAACCGAGGTGAAGCGAATACTGAGCCTAGTCTGCTTAAGCTGCCTAAAACTGAAGAAAACAAAG GTACCTTCTTCAAGCAGTGGTTTGGCACAGAGATTATTATCTCCTTGTTGTGAG GATGTTAATGCTTCACAAGTTTCTATTCGGGAGGTCAAAACAGCTGATGGGGCTTGTTACTTAGCACTGAAGGTGCCAAAGTCAAAGATGCATGATGGATTTTGGagttttttagaaaaatatggcTATCGCTATGGGGGTGATCATACTCGAGCTTTGCTTCCTTGTGAG GCGATGGAAATTATCAAGAGAATTCCtccagaaacaaaaaaaaaacttgctgCAAAAGGATATTTTCCTCAAGATGGATATGTTTTGAAATACCTTCCGGTACCACCAAATTGCTTGTCTGTGCCAGTAGTTTCGGATGGTGTCAGTATCATGTCTTCG GATCCTGCCATGACAATTCTTAGAAAATTGCTTAGGAAGGTTGAAGTCATCAGAAGCTCTAGATCTGGTGAGCCAAACTTTGAGTCTCATCAAGTGGAAGCTAACGATTTGCAATCCGTGGTTGATCAGTATCTTCAAATTAGGGGTACTTCTAAGGCCGCACGTGATATAGAAACACATTATGGGGTCAATAAGGAGCTGAATGATTCCTCAACAAAAGCATGGTTAGAGAAAATGAGGACTTTATTTATAAGAAAGGGTTCAGGGTTTTCTTCCCGGAATGTAATAACTGGAGATGgctataagaaaataaatgaagtaGGAATACCGCTTGAGGTTGCCCAAAGGATAACATTTGAGGAGAGAGTAAGCATCCATAACATCCATTATTTACAAAAGTTGGTTGATGAAAATTTGTGCTTGACATACAAGGAAGGTTTGTCAACTTACTCGCTTAGGGAGGGCTCAAAGGGGCACACTTACCTTAAAACAGGTCAAATCGTCCATAGGAGGATTATGGATGGCGATACGGTCTTCATCAACAGACCTCCAACTACCCATAAGCACTCCTTGCAAGCGCTTGTGGTGTACATCCACGACGACCACACAGTCAAAATTAATCCACTTATATGTGGACCCCTCGGAGCGGACTTTGATGGTGACTGTGTCCATCTTTTTTATCCCCAGTCACTTGCTGCTAAAGCTGAGGTTTTGGAGCTTTTCTCTGTTGAGAAACAACTTCTCAGCTCTCACAGTGGCAATTTGAACCTTCAGTTATCCTCTGATTCGTTACTGTCACTGAAGATGCTAGTCAAGAGTTGTTTTTTGGATAGAGCAACAGCTAATCAAATGGCAATGTTTCTTTCACTGCCTTTGCCAATGCCTGCTTTGCTTAAGGATACATCTGGTGATTCTTTTTGGACATCTATTCAAATGTTGCAGTGTGCTTTGCCTTTCTCGTTTGATTGTACTGGAGTACGATACTTGATTAGGCAGAGGGAAATCTTAGAATTTGATTTTACCAAAGATGTCTTGCCTTCAATTATAAATGAAATAGCagcctcaattttttttggcaaggGTCCTCAGGAGGCACTCAATTTCTTTGACGTGATCCAGCCCTTTCTGATGGAAAACATATTTGCCCATGGATTTAGTGTTGGATTACAAGACTTTTCTATATCCAGGGCAGTGAAGAGAGTTATAAATAGAAGCATTGGGAAAGTTTCTCCTTTGTTGCGTCAGCTGAGGGACATATATGAAGAGCGCGTGGCTCAACAACTGGAGAATGAAATTCAAGATATTGAACTTCCAGTCATAAATTTTGCTTTGAAGTCAACCAAACTTGGAGATTTGATTGACTCAAATAGTAAGTCTGCGGTTGACAAGGTGGTTCAACAGATTGGCTTTTTAGGCCAACAACTCTTTGAGAGAGGAAAATTTTATTCCAAGGGATTGGTTGAGGATGTAGCTTCCCATTTTCATGTGAAGTGTTTCTATAAAATGGAAGATTATCCCTCTGCCGAGTTTGGTTTGCTCAAAGGATGCTTTTTTCATGGTTTAGATCCATATGAAGAGTTGGTGCATTCAATTGCAACGAGAGAAATAATTGACCGCTCTTCTAGAGGATTATCTGAACCAGGCACATTATTTAAGAACTTGATGGCCATTCTCCGCGATGTTGTTATTTGCTATGATGGAACCGTGAGAAATGTGTGTAGTAATTCCATCATCCAGTTTGAATATGGTGTACAATCTGGAGACGCAGCACAACACTTATTCCCTGCTGGTGAGCCTGTAGGTGTCTTAGCTGCAACTTCCATGTCAAACCCTGCTTATAAAGCAGTCCTTGATGCTAGTCCTAGCAGTAATTCTTCCTGGGGATTTATGAAG GAAATACTCCTTTGCAAGGTGAACTTCAGGAATGAATCAAATGATCGCcgtgtaattttatatttaaatgatTGTGATTGCGGTAGGAATTATTGTCGAGAACGTGCTgcatatttggttaaaaatcaATTAACCAAAGTAAGCCTCAAGGATGCAGCAGTAGATTTCATTGTTGA ATACCAGCAGCATCGAAGACACAATGATGGTACTGAAGATGCAGGCCTTGTTGGTCATATTCATCTAAATGAG GTGATGTTAGAGAACCATAAGATCAATATGACTGAAGTTTACCAAAAATGCCTTGAGAGACTTGATTCCTTTAGTCGGAAGAAGAAATACCCAATTTTTAAGAGAACCGAATTGTCTTTCAG TGAGTCATGCTATTCTCCGAACTATGCTGCCCCTTGTGTAACATTCCTTTGGCGGGATGGTGATGATTTGGACCAAACCACTAAAGTCTATGCTGACATCATCTGCCCAGTTCTGTTAGAATCCATAATCCAAG GAGACCCTCGTATCAGCTCGGCAAGTATAATTTCGGTTAATCCTGGAACAAACACATGGGTCCGTAACCCGTCCAAATCTTCTAATGGTGAATTAGCACTGGACGTCATTCTTGAGAAGGAAGCTGTTAAACAAAGTGGTGATGCTTGGAGGATTGTACTCGATTCCTGTCTTCCTGTTCTTCATTTGATTGATACTAGGCGTTCTATACCTTATGCTATTAAGCAAATTCAGGAATTACTGGGAATATCATGTACTTTTGATCAAGCGATTCAG CGTCTTGCAGCATCAGTAAGAATGGTGGCAAAAGGTGTTCTCAGAGAGCATCTCATTCTCTTAGCAAGTAGTATGACTTGTGGTGGAAATTTGGTTGGTTTTAATACAGGTGGTTATAAAACCCTGGCTCGTCAATTAAATATTCAAGTACCCTTCACCGATGCAACACTCTTT ACTCCTAGAAAATGCTTTGAAAGAGCTGCTGAGAAACACCACGCAGACTCTTTGTCAAGCATTGTTGCTTCCTGTTCTTGGGGCAAACACGTGGCTGTTGGTACAGGATCAAGATTTGATATTGTATGGGATCCCAAAGAG ATTAACACAAACGAAATTGAAGGGATGAATGTTTACAATTTTCTTCACATGGTCAAAGGCCTTGCCAATGGGGAAGAAGAAAACAATGCTTGTTTGGGTGAGGACATTGATGATTTGCTCGATGATGAAAATGTGGACTGGGATATGTCCCCACAGCATACCTCTGGATTTGATGCTGtctttgatgagacttttgaaCTACCGAGTGGCCCAACATCAAATGGTTGGGATTCAAATACAGACCAGATTGATCAAACCAAAACAAACTCGAATGATTGGTCTGGTTGGGgacaaaaaaaatctgaaatacAAGACTCTTCAAAGTCTAGTGGCTGGGGGACTGCCACCAATCAAAATACCGAGTCTTCCTGGGGTAAAAGTAAACAGGGAGGTGAAGATGATGCAGTACAAAACACCCAATGGGAGTCCGGGATTCAAGAAGACTCTTCAAAGTTTAGTGCTTGGGGGGCTGCCACCAATCAAAATAATGATCAGTCTTGGGGTAAAATGAAACCTGTAGCACAAGATGCAGTACAAACCACCCAATGGGAGTCCGGGATTCAAGAAGACTCTTCAAAGTCTAGTGCTTGGGGGGCTGCTTCAAATCAAAACAGTGACCAGTCTGTGAGCTCTCAAAAGTGGAGATCTGGTGTTGCCCAAGAAGACTCTTCAAAATCTGGTGCTTGGGAGGCCAACACAATTCAAAACAGTGGTCAGGCCTCTTGGGGCAAAAATAAAACTACAGTCCTAGATGCTGGAGAGGAAAGGGCCCACAAAGAGTCTGGGAGCATTACAAAATGGAAAGCAGATGGTATCCAAGAAGACTTGTCAAGCTCAGGTGGTTGGAAAGCTTGGGGAAAAAGTAAAACCAATGTACATGAGGGTGAGTCTATAAAAGTACAAGAAGATTCTTGGAACTCCCAGAAATCGAAAGCTGGAGCTGATGTTACCCAAGAAGATTCTGCGAAGTCTAGTGCTTGGGGTGCGATCAAAGATGCAACAAAATCCAAGTCGAATGATTGGTCCTCGTGGGGAGGGAAAAAAGATGAGATAC ATAAGCCGGACAACGTTAAGGACAGCTGGGATGCCAAATTGCCAGTTGCCAATAATAGCTCTTGGGGAAAACCCAAATCATCAGAAAACCAACCTTGGGATAACAAGAATGAATCAAATAGCTCTTGGGGAAAACCCATATCACAAGAAAACCAGCCATGGGATTCCAAAACTGAGCCAAATAGTTGCTCTTGGGGAAAACCCAAATCACAAGAAAACCAGCCTTGGGATTCCAAAACTGAGCCAAATAGTAGCTCTTGGGGAAAACCCAAATCACAAGAAAACCAGCCTTGGGATTCCAAAACTGAGCCAAATAGTAGCTCTTGGGTAAAACCCAAATCACAAGAAAACCAGGCTTGGGATTCCAAAACCGAGCCAAATAGTAGCTCTTGGGGAAAACCCAAATCACAAGAAAACCAACCTTGGACCAAGAATGACTCGAATCAAAGTGCAAGTTCACGTGGATGGGACTCACATGTTGCTTCTGCTAACTCTGATGGCGACCGAAGTTTTCAGTGGGGAAAACAAGGAAGAGACTCATTTAAGAAAAATCAGTTTGAAGGTTCCCAAGGTCGGGGTTCAAATGCTGGGGACTGGAGAAATCAGAATCGCCCTGCCAGAGTACCTGGACAGAGGTTCGAATTATACTCTTCTGAGGAGCAGGATGTTCTCAAGCATATTGAACCTATTGTGCAGTCCATCAGAAAAATCATGCAGCAAGAAGG ATACAATGATGGGGATCCACTAGCTGCTGATGACCAAAAGTATGTTCTTGAGAATGTCTTTGAACATCATCcagataaagaaacaaaaatgggTGCTGGAATTGATCATGTCATG GTTAGCAGACACAGCAATTTTCAGGACAGCAGATGCTTGTATGTGGTTTTAAAAGATGGTAAAAAAGAAGACTTTTCGTACCGCAAGTGCCTGGAAAACTTAGTGAGGAAGAAATTTCCAGAAACTGCTGAATCGTTCTGCGGAAAATATTTTAGGAAACCCCGACCCCGTGAAAAGAGGGAGCAGACTCCAAATCCAGCAGGGGAACAGACTGCAAATCCAAACCCAGCAGGAGAGCAGACTGCAACTCCAAACCCAATAGGGGAGCAGACCTCTAACCCGAATCCAGCAGGGGATCAGACTTCAACACCAAATCCAGTGGAGGACCAGAACACAACTCCAATGGCTATGGAAACCAATGAGTAG